One stretch of Burkholderia oklahomensis C6786 DNA includes these proteins:
- a CDS encoding type III secretion system domain-containing protein, whose protein sequence is MSAAPLTPELQRLHRLGWQPGAAMHDGWWPHLGLAAWRDSYRRHPACRAAIDQLIVARRGYPRAALPARLDERQRALLSVEPRIGALIVALGVIALDCADHLLVRQYRERLAARIGERGCAQLLALHRGWRSAARVAAPERIVDAATAAGARWWRRDAASCVVATLLASRLPPVGDAFDVRVARKARDAIDATTAPDMSIMPFASDTSDTSSAQQAPDPTIEPDASNIANARALPAARNAFDARRPPPAGAAPDKLLKLARFL, encoded by the coding sequence ATGAGCGCGGCTCCGCTCACCCCCGAGCTGCAGCGCCTGCATCGGCTCGGCTGGCAGCCCGGCGCCGCGATGCACGACGGCTGGTGGCCGCACCTCGGGCTCGCCGCATGGCGCGACAGCTATCGGCGCCATCCGGCGTGCCGCGCCGCGATCGACCAGTTGATCGTCGCGCGGCGCGGCTATCCGCGCGCCGCGCTGCCCGCGCGGCTCGACGAGCGGCAACGCGCGCTGCTGTCCGTCGAGCCGCGGATCGGCGCGCTGATCGTCGCGCTCGGCGTGATCGCGCTCGATTGCGCGGATCATCTGCTCGTCAGGCAATACCGGGAGCGGCTCGCCGCGCGCATCGGCGAGCGCGGCTGCGCGCAGTTGCTCGCGCTGCATCGCGGATGGCGGTCGGCCGCGCGCGTCGCGGCGCCCGAGCGCATCGTCGATGCCGCGACGGCCGCCGGCGCGCGGTGGTGGCGGCGCGATGCGGCGTCGTGCGTCGTCGCGACGCTGCTCGCGTCGCGGCTGCCGCCGGTGGGCGATGCGTTCGACGTGCGCGTTGCGCGGAAGGCGCGGGATGCGATAGATGCGACGACTGCGCCCGACATGTCGATCATGCCGTTTGCGTCGGATACGTCGGATACGTCGAGCGCGCAGCAAGCCCCCGATCCAACAATCGAGCCGGACGCTTCGAACATCGCGAACGCGCGCGCGCTACCGGCCGCGCGAAACGCATTCGATGCGCGCCGCCCACCGCCCGCCGGCGCGGCCCCCGACAAGCTCCTGAAACTCGCCCGCTTCCTATGA